A genomic region of Magnolia sinica isolate HGM2019 chromosome 6, MsV1, whole genome shotgun sequence contains the following coding sequences:
- the LOC131247950 gene encoding late embryogenesis abundant protein At5g17165-like, which yields MAANLQRRGFASFGKRFVKGNWIGSSRDPSSPVSAVKRGVHFSVYDKNVDDQVRPTVVPDDVIDPPSDKYWAPHPQTGVFGPPELNGCSGGGRYSPLPIPANGSVLEQQAWFRTVDGVDKDHHA from the exons atggCAGCCAATTTGCAGAGGCGAGGATTCGCGAGCTTTGGGAAGCGATTCGTCAAAGGAAACTGGATCGGTAGCTCTCGAGATCCGTCATCGCCGGTTTCTGCTGTCAA GAGGGGCGTGCATTTCTCGGTGTACGATAAGAACGTGGACGATCAGGTACGTCCAACCGTGGTACCGGACGATGTGATCGATCCCCCGTCTGACAAGTACTGGGCCCCACATCCCCAGACCGGAGTCTTCGGGCCCCCCGAGCTCAACGGCTGCTCTGGTGGGGGCCGCTACTCACCCCTGCCAATCCCCGCGAATGGTTCGGTCCTGGAGCAGCAGGCCTGGTTCCGAACCGTCGACGGCGTCGACAAGGACCACCACGCGTGA